From Blastocatellia bacterium, a single genomic window includes:
- a CDS encoding methionine synthase: MSREKLRSLGLDLPLLPTTSVGSFPKPDELQQARTRWARGLISRADLEALERRATEFWIRTQEELGIDVLVDGEQYRGDMVTYFAENMRGFEIGGLVRSYGNRYYRKPIIVSEVRWERPITVSWWRFAQSLTSRPVKGMLTGPYTVMDWSFNEYYPDRRATCLALAREIRKEVEALIEAGARIIQIDEPALSVRPQELPLAREALQVVTEGLPAYFISHACYGAFEKIYPQMLALPVDNFDLEMSNSNLDLLEHFKRSPFTKDLSFGVVDVHSHVIEDVETVVARIRQGLEVVPAEALWIDPDCGLKTRTVEEAIAKLRVIVEAVRRVRASLA, encoded by the coding sequence ATGAGCAGAGAGAAACTCCGCAGTTTGGGGTTGGACCTTCCGCTTCTTCCGACGACGTCCGTCGGCAGTTTCCCGAAACCCGATGAGTTGCAACAGGCTCGCACTCGATGGGCGCGAGGCCTTATCTCGCGCGCGGACTTGGAGGCGTTAGAACGCCGTGCGACCGAATTCTGGATCCGCACGCAAGAGGAATTGGGCATTGATGTCCTCGTGGACGGCGAACAGTATCGCGGGGACATGGTCACCTATTTCGCCGAGAATATGCGCGGCTTTGAGATCGGCGGCCTCGTTCGCTCCTATGGGAATCGGTACTATCGAAAGCCGATCATCGTCTCCGAAGTGAGATGGGAGCGGCCGATCACCGTCTCGTGGTGGCGCTTTGCCCAAAGTTTGACCTCACGACCGGTCAAGGGCATGCTCACCGGTCCCTACACGGTCATGGACTGGTCCTTCAACGAATATTATCCCGATCGCCGAGCGACTTGCCTGGCCCTCGCGCGCGAGATTCGGAAAGAGGTCGAGGCTTTGATCGAAGCGGGCGCGCGGATCATTCAGATTGATGAGCCCGCGCTCTCGGTCCGTCCTCAAGAGCTGCCGCTCGCGCGCGAAGCGCTGCAAGTGGTGACCGAAGGGCTCCCGGCGTATTTCATCAGCCATGCCTGCTACGGCGCCTTCGAGAAGATCTATCCGCAGATGCTCGCGCTGCCGGTGGACAACTTCGACTTGGAGATGTCCAACAGCAACCTCGACCTGCTGGAGCATTTCAAGCGCTCTCCGTTCACGAAGGACCTGAGCTTCGGCGTCGTGGACGTACACTCTCATGTGATCGAGGACGTGGAGACGGTCGTCGCGCGCATCCGACAAGGCTTGGAGGTGGTGCCGGCCGAAGCGCTGTGGATTGATCCCGACTGCGGCCTGAAGACGCGCACGGTGGAAGAAGCGATCGCGAAGCTGCGCGTCATCGTGGAGGCCGTCAGGAGAGTTCGCGCGAGCCTCGCTTGA
- a CDS encoding methylcobamide--CoM methyltransferase — MNLTLTNTGSYPRIGDVPELQILRQTLARFDRQEATEADIRRAEDEMVRRAIAEQIEAGLDLVTDGQIRWYDPISHIAGKLRGTKINGLLRYFDTNFYFRQPVLVDRLIRECPILVEEYRYACSVSSRPVKPVLTGPYTLAVFSLVEWKEYRDLERRVEDYAMALAEEVADLAAAGADLIQVDEPAIVLEDAVFDLFAAGIRALAQVKGAARLALYISFGDVSPIYERLQELPVDVLGLDFTYSPQLVDRIAVEGSVKALGLGLIDGRNTKLESEAEVATALERLLPAIRSDVAYLNPSTGLEFLPRDRAFRKLQHLVRIGLRFKQ; from the coding sequence ATGAATCTGACTCTGACCAACACCGGCAGCTATCCGCGCATCGGCGATGTCCCTGAACTGCAAATCCTTCGCCAAACATTGGCCCGCTTCGATCGTCAAGAGGCGACCGAGGCCGATATTCGTCGCGCTGAGGACGAGATGGTCCGTCGTGCCATCGCCGAACAGATTGAAGCAGGACTCGATCTGGTGACCGACGGCCAGATCCGCTGGTATGATCCGATCTCGCATATCGCGGGGAAGCTCAGAGGGACGAAGATCAACGGCCTCCTGCGCTACTTCGACACGAACTTCTATTTCCGCCAACCAGTCCTCGTGGATCGCCTCATTCGAGAGTGCCCGATTCTCGTCGAGGAATACCGATACGCCTGTTCGGTCTCTTCGCGGCCGGTGAAACCCGTGTTGACGGGACCATACACGCTGGCTGTTTTCTCCCTGGTCGAGTGGAAGGAATATCGCGACCTGGAGCGGCGTGTCGAGGATTACGCGATGGCTTTGGCCGAGGAGGTCGCGGATTTAGCGGCCGCGGGCGCCGATCTCATCCAGGTGGATGAACCGGCGATCGTGCTCGAGGATGCCGTCTTCGACCTCTTCGCCGCGGGGATTCGTGCGCTCGCTCAAGTGAAGGGAGCAGCGCGTCTGGCTCTCTACATCTCCTTCGGCGACGTCTCGCCCATCTACGAACGGCTTCAAGAGCTTCCCGTGGATGTCCTCGGATTGGATTTCACCTACAGTCCACAGCTCGTGGATCGGATCGCCGTGGAGGGATCGGTCAAAGCGCTCGGTCTCGGCCTCATCGATGGACGCAACACGAAGTTAGAATCGGAGGCCGAGGTCGCGACAGCGCTGGAGCGGTTGCTGCCGGCCATTCGTAGCGACGTGGCGTATCTGAATCCTTCGACGGGACTTGAGTTCCTGCCGCGCGACCGCGCGTTCCGGAAGCTTCAGCATTTGGTCAGAATCGGCCTGAGGTTCAAACAATGA
- a CDS encoding proline--tRNA ligase: MRWSKVFIPTLREVPADAEVISHQLLLRAGMIRQLASGIYSFLPLAWRVMQKIIAIIREEMNRIGGQEFHLPALHPAELWKESGRWEIMGENMFRLRDRRGSDLCLGMTHEEVFTAIARHELRSYKQLPQVWYQIQTKFRDEPRPRSGVLRVREFIMKDAYTFDLDWEGLDRAYRDQYEAYCRIFNRCGLKYLVVQASSGAMGGQESAEFMVLTDAGEDHIALCEACGYAANTEKATSRVSEIVDADGLPAPEMFPTPGVRTIKDLEDFPGGAPAERQIKTLAYFLDDQFTLLLLRGDHELNEAKLAEATGATHIRPAHPEEIKAALGAYPGSIGAVGVTAYPILADFALRGRRNMVTGANRDDFHLRGVDVERDIRVTKWADLRLVKMGEGCPRCDGTLTLRKGLEIGHIFKLGTRYSESMGAYVLNQEGKAVPLVMGSYGIGVARVMAAAVELYHDEDGIIWPITIAPFQVILVPVNMTDEAQRAAAERLYADLLAANIEVLYDDRDERAGVKFKDADLIGIPLRVTIGPQKLARGQVEILRRRTRAVEDVALEAAVSRIRQIIEEETREVLAR, from the coding sequence ATGCGGTGGTCGAAGGTGTTCATTCCGACTTTACGCGAGGTTCCGGCGGACGCCGAAGTCATCAGCCATCAACTGCTGCTGCGAGCTGGGATGATTCGGCAGCTCGCCTCGGGCATCTACAGCTTCCTGCCGCTGGCCTGGCGCGTCATGCAGAAGATCATAGCGATCATCCGCGAGGAGATGAATCGCATCGGCGGACAAGAGTTCCATTTGCCCGCTCTCCATCCGGCGGAGTTGTGGAAGGAATCGGGACGCTGGGAGATCATGGGCGAGAACATGTTTCGTCTGCGCGATCGGCGAGGCAGCGATCTCTGCCTGGGCATGACGCACGAGGAGGTCTTCACGGCGATCGCGCGCCACGAGCTGCGCTCTTACAAACAATTGCCTCAGGTGTGGTACCAGATTCAGACGAAATTCCGCGATGAACCGCGCCCGCGCTCAGGGGTGCTGCGCGTCCGCGAATTCATCATGAAAGACGCCTACACCTTCGACCTCGATTGGGAGGGACTCGATCGCGCCTATCGAGACCAGTACGAGGCGTACTGTCGTATCTTCAATCGCTGTGGGCTCAAGTATCTCGTCGTTCAGGCGTCCTCGGGCGCGATGGGAGGACAGGAGTCGGCTGAATTCATGGTCCTCACCGATGCCGGTGAAGATCACATCGCGCTGTGCGAAGCATGCGGTTACGCGGCCAACACGGAGAAGGCGACCTCTCGCGTGTCCGAGATCGTCGATGCCGATGGGCTCCCCGCTCCGGAGATGTTCCCAACTCCGGGCGTGCGCACAATTAAAGATCTTGAGGACTTCCCCGGCGGCGCTCCGGCCGAGCGGCAGATCAAGACGCTCGCCTATTTCCTGGACGACCAATTCACGCTCCTTCTGTTGCGCGGCGATCACGAGTTGAACGAAGCGAAGCTGGCCGAGGCGACCGGCGCCACGCACATTCGTCCGGCGCATCCGGAGGAGATCAAGGCTGCGCTCGGCGCCTATCCCGGGAGCATTGGGGCTGTCGGCGTCACGGCCTACCCGATCCTCGCCGATTTCGCCCTGCGGGGACGTCGCAACATGGTCACCGGCGCGAATCGCGATGATTTCCACCTGCGAGGTGTGGATGTGGAGCGCGACATTCGCGTGACGAAGTGGGCCGACTTGCGTCTGGTGAAGATGGGTGAGGGGTGCCCGCGTTGCGATGGGACATTGACTCTTCGGAAGGGATTGGAGATCGGCCACATCTTCAAGCTCGGCACGCGCTACAGCGAGTCCATGGGCGCTTATGTCCTCAATCAGGAGGGGAAAGCCGTGCCGCTTGTCATGGGAAGCTATGGCATCGGCGTCGCACGCGTCATGGCTGCCGCCGTCGAACTCTACCACGACGAAGATGGCATCATCTGGCCGATCACGATCGCGCCATTTCAGGTCATCCTCGTTCCCGTGAACATGACCGACGAGGCGCAGCGCGCAGCTGCTGAGCGGCTCTATGCTGACTTGTTGGCGGCGAATATCGAGGTCTTGTACGATGATCGCGATGAGCGCGCCGGGGTGAAATTCAAGGACGCGGACCTCATCGGCATTCCTCTTCGCGTGACCATCGGTCCGCAGAAGCTCGCCCGCGGTCAGGTAGAGATTCTGCGACGTCGGACCCGAGCTGTCGAGGATGTAGCGTTGGAAGCCGCTGTCTCGCGCATTCGCCAAATCATCGAAGAAGAAACTCGTGAGGTGCTCGCTCGATGA
- the holB gene encoding DNA polymerase III subunit delta' — MAFRDLVGNEQVKRALQMAVREGRLGHSLIFSGPEGVGKRQFALALAKTINCPNASNGDRSLPDSCDACPSCHKIERGEHLDVLVLRPETAFLRIEQIRSLCEQAYRKPFEARWRVFIVDEAEAMTEQAANALLKTLEEPPAESLLILLTSQLARLLPTIRSRCHLYHFAPLSTAEVERFLRERFMRPEEEIHLLARLAGGRIGKALSIDLSVYQEMRREVLELLAVLGTGDQVRLVRAAEYWGRRLDREEFERRLEVLERVLADMLHLQLGAGDVVNADTAAHLRSLAAWWSPSRIVHFMEKLAALRRDLWRTLNRQLALEALFLAEA, encoded by the coding sequence ATGGCCTTTCGCGATCTGGTGGGGAACGAACAGGTGAAGCGCGCCTTGCAAATGGCTGTGCGTGAGGGACGCCTCGGGCATTCGCTCATCTTCTCCGGGCCTGAGGGCGTTGGCAAGCGGCAATTTGCCCTCGCGTTGGCTAAGACGATCAATTGCCCGAATGCCTCCAACGGCGATCGTTCTCTTCCCGACAGTTGTGATGCCTGCCCGAGTTGTCATAAGATCGAGCGCGGCGAACACCTGGACGTGCTCGTCTTACGTCCGGAGACCGCGTTCCTTCGCATCGAGCAAATCCGCTCGCTCTGCGAACAGGCTTATCGAAAACCGTTTGAGGCGCGCTGGCGCGTCTTCATCGTGGATGAGGCCGAGGCGATGACCGAGCAGGCCGCCAATGCTTTGCTGAAGACGTTGGAAGAGCCTCCGGCCGAGTCTCTCCTCATCCTTCTGACCAGTCAATTGGCGCGCCTGTTGCCAACAATTCGTTCGCGGTGTCACCTCTATCACTTCGCCCCATTGAGCACGGCCGAAGTCGAACGCTTCCTTCGCGAGCGGTTCATGCGCCCTGAGGAGGAGATTCACCTCTTGGCGCGATTAGCGGGAGGTCGAATCGGGAAGGCGCTCTCGATTGATCTCTCGGTCTATCAGGAGATGCGCCGTGAGGTCTTGGAACTGTTGGCCGTATTAGGGACGGGCGATCAGGTGCGGCTCGTGCGGGCGGCAGAGTATTGGGGACGGCGCTTGGATCGAGAGGAATTCGAGCGCCGACTGGAGGTCCTCGAGCGGGTGCTCGCCGATATGCTGCACCTACAGCTCGGGGCCGGCGATGTGGTGAACGCGGATACCGCTGCGCATTTGCGATCGCTCGCCGCTTGGTGGTCTCCGTCGCGCATCGTGCACTTCATGGAGAAACTCGCTGCTTTACGACGCGACCTTTGGCGTACGCTCAATCGGCAGTTGGCTCTGGAAGCCCTCTTCCTCGCCGAAGCGTGA
- the tmk gene encoding dTMP kinase produces MRGKLITFEGIDGSGKTTMLRHVASELERLGIPHVVTREPGGTDVGAVIRDLVLAREMGPLAELFLYAADRAEHVERVIRPALREGRIVLCDRYADATVAYQGYGRGLPLELVRVVNQWATDGLLPDLTIVLDCAVEVALARRRPADRWDRFERDGVEFLERVRQGYLEIARAEPERMLVISASEPEEVTARKVWEIVASVLHR; encoded by the coding sequence ATGCGGGGGAAGCTCATCACCTTCGAAGGCATTGATGGGAGTGGCAAGACGACGATGCTTCGACATGTGGCCTCCGAGTTGGAGCGGTTGGGAATTCCACACGTGGTGACGCGCGAGCCCGGCGGGACGGACGTTGGCGCCGTCATTCGCGATCTCGTGCTCGCGCGGGAGATGGGACCGCTCGCCGAGCTGTTTCTCTACGCGGCGGATCGCGCCGAGCACGTCGAGCGAGTCATCCGCCCGGCTCTCCGGGAGGGTCGGATCGTTCTCTGCGACCGATATGCGGATGCGACGGTCGCCTACCAGGGATATGGGCGAGGCCTTCCGCTCGAACTGGTGCGCGTGGTGAACCAATGGGCAACTGATGGACTCCTCCCTGACCTCACTATCGTCCTCGATTGCGCGGTGGAAGTCGCACTGGCGCGACGGCGTCCTGCGGACCGATGGGATCGGTTTGAGCGGGACGGCGTGGAATTTCTTGAGCGGGTGAGGCAAGGGTATCTGGAGATCGCGCGCGCGGAACCAGAGCGCATGCTTGTCATCTCGGCTTCGGAGCCGGAGGAAGTCACAGCCCGTAAGGTCTGGGAGATCGTCGCCTCAGTCCTGCATAGGTAG
- the hfq gene encoding RNA chaperone Hfq, which produces MEQLEQATQDAFLNALRRDHVPVTVYLVSGIRLIGRIKGFDKYSILLDAGHQEMLIFKHAISTITRPKSELDAGSPGMRAPASE; this is translated from the coding sequence TTGGAACAGCTTGAACAAGCGACGCAAGACGCTTTTTTGAACGCCTTGCGCCGAGATCACGTCCCGGTCACCGTGTATCTGGTGAGCGGCATTCGATTGATCGGTCGGATCAAGGGCTTCGACAAATATTCGATCCTTTTGGATGCCGGGCACCAGGAGATGCTCATCTTCAAACACGCCATCTCCACGATCACGCGACCGAAAAGCGAATTGGATGCCGGGTCTCCGGGAATGCGCGCGCCGGCCTCGGAGTGA
- the miaA gene encoding tRNA (adenosine(37)-N6)-dimethylallyltransferase MiaA, which translates to MTVPRPILAVVGPTASGKSELGIVLAETFDGEIINCDSVQLYRGLYIGTAKVPPEKRRGITHHLIDVLEPTEHFTAGEYARRALSVIAEIEARGKLAILVGGTGFYIRALRQPLFPSPPTDLALRERLKRILERRGPEHLHRMLERVDREAAARIRPRDWSRTTRALEYFFQTGRRISDAQRERPAPPPLAHRLYLIALDPPREELYRRINRRAEEMFARGWIEEVQALLRSGVPETAKALQAHGYRRIVQYLRGEISLERAIELTQRDVRHYAKRQLTWFRREPNLTWFCGFGDDPNIQRAVIQMICARWGLPVREEALAKEGSSRAGN; encoded by the coding sequence ATGACTGTGCCGCGCCCGATTCTGGCCGTCGTGGGACCGACGGCTTCGGGAAAGAGTGAGTTAGGGATCGTCCTGGCTGAGACCTTCGATGGGGAGATCATCAACTGCGATTCCGTGCAGCTTTATCGTGGGCTTTATATCGGCACAGCGAAGGTCCCTCCGGAGAAGCGACGCGGTATCACGCATCATCTCATTGATGTCCTGGAGCCCACGGAGCACTTCACAGCCGGCGAATATGCGCGTCGAGCGCTCTCGGTCATCGCGGAGATCGAAGCACGTGGGAAGCTGGCGATCCTCGTCGGTGGGACGGGATTTTATATCCGAGCATTACGGCAACCGCTCTTTCCCTCTCCGCCAACGGACCTCGCGCTGCGGGAGCGGCTCAAGCGCATTCTCGAACGGCGGGGACCAGAGCATTTGCATCGGATGCTCGAGCGCGTGGATCGGGAAGCGGCCGCGCGCATCCGTCCGCGCGATTGGTCGCGCACGACGCGCGCGCTGGAATATTTCTTTCAAACGGGGCGGCGCATCTCCGACGCGCAGCGCGAACGACCGGCTCCGCCTCCGCTCGCCCATCGGCTGTATTTGATCGCGCTGGATCCCCCCCGAGAGGAACTCTATCGCCGGATCAATCGACGTGCCGAGGAGATGTTCGCCCGCGGATGGATTGAAGAGGTTCAGGCCTTGCTTCGCTCGGGCGTCCCGGAGACGGCCAAAGCCCTTCAAGCGCACGGGTATCGGCGGATCGTACAATATCTGCGCGGCGAGATTTCGCTGGAGCGCGCCATTGAGCTGACGCAGCGCGACGTCCGCCATTATGCGAAGCGACAGCTCACGTGGTTCCGCCGCGAACCGAACCTCACGTGGTTCTGTGGCTTCGGCGATGATCCCAACATTCAACGCGCGGTCATCCAGATGATCTGCGCTCGGTGGGGCCTCCCCGTGCGGGAGGAAGCTCTCGCCAAGGAGGGATCCTCGCGCGCGGGGAACTAA
- a CDS encoding TonB family protein, producing the protein MERFSFQTALALEGRPRLTKEARLGALVSLAFHLGLLVTVVLFSTTPVSLPSEEIEGGLAGIGYPRPEIIELDKPFYAPPPEVIRQLAGIEALRPPRRPEFLSERTTVARGEPNPNPTGSSSLPKVSGRGRALPELIEDRQRTIRATPGTSSKEALADPRLAPTLPAPGARGEALDRRNTSIPESVLAAIRGSSAPPASETFSNPQSGVTLEGPPSVDAQAVAAMEEYRAYLERAIQQRWFIPPEANLLSAPATVIVVFEVGRDGRLLQLRLRQSSGISALDRAAINAVRLAAPFRPLPSVYTFESQWFTDKFIYYPPR; encoded by the coding sequence ATGGAACGCTTCTCCTTCCAAACGGCGCTCGCTCTTGAAGGGCGACCTCGCCTAACCAAAGAGGCGCGCTTGGGGGCTCTCGTCTCACTGGCATTCCATCTGGGACTGCTGGTGACGGTCGTCCTCTTTTCGACGACGCCCGTATCGCTCCCTTCGGAAGAGATAGAGGGAGGATTAGCGGGGATTGGATATCCACGCCCGGAGATCATCGAGTTGGACAAGCCGTTTTATGCGCCGCCGCCTGAGGTGATTCGCCAACTGGCGGGGATCGAAGCCTTGCGTCCTCCACGACGTCCCGAGTTCCTCTCCGAACGCACGACGGTTGCGCGCGGGGAGCCGAACCCGAACCCAACGGGTTCCTCTTCCCTGCCGAAGGTGAGCGGTCGTGGTCGCGCGCTGCCGGAATTGATCGAAGACCGACAACGGACGATTCGCGCGACGCCGGGCACCTCTTCGAAAGAAGCGTTGGCGGATCCGCGCTTGGCGCCCACGTTGCCCGCACCAGGAGCTCGAGGAGAAGCCTTGGATCGCCGTAATACTTCTATCCCCGAATCGGTCCTCGCCGCGATTCGCGGGAGCAGTGCACCTCCTGCGTCCGAGACCTTCAGCAATCCACAGTCGGGCGTGACGTTGGAGGGGCCGCCCTCTGTAGATGCGCAAGCTGTCGCGGCGATGGAGGAGTATCGCGCCTATCTGGAGCGCGCGATTCAGCAACGTTGGTTCATCCCTCCGGAGGCGAATTTGTTGTCAGCGCCGGCCACGGTGATCGTCGTCTTCGAGGTCGGACGAGATGGACGACTCCTGCAGTTACGGCTGCGGCAATCCTCGGGTATATCGGCCTTGGACCGTGCGGCTATCAACGCCGTGCGTCTGGCAGCTCCGTTTCGCCCGCTGCCGAGCGTTTACACGTTCGAGAGCCAATGGTTCACAGACAAGTTCATCTACTATCCACCCCGATGA
- a CDS encoding Gfo/Idh/MocA family oxidoreductase yields the protein MLRVAVVGVGRIGKEHARIYASLPEAILVGVCDIDRVRGEAIATQYAVPYYADYRGLIGRVDAVSVAVPTESHAEIACEFLENGVAVLVEKPMARTLEEAERMIRSARATGALLQVGHLERFNPAVSALSTLISEPKFFEVHRLGEFTERSLDIDVVLDLMIHDLDILLSLVNAEVRAVHAVGVPILTDRVDIANARLEFTNGCVANVTASRISREKVRKLRVFQPNAYISLDYTRQELEVYRLVASADSSGRPRILSERVAVSRDEPLRAQLEAFLKCVREGRPPLVGGEDGYRALALALRILAAIREHGRRAGIG from the coding sequence ATGCTGCGAGTAGCTGTCGTTGGCGTCGGGCGCATTGGGAAAGAACACGCGCGAATTTATGCTTCGCTTCCGGAAGCGATACTAGTCGGGGTTTGCGACATTGACCGTGTGCGAGGCGAAGCGATCGCGACTCAATATGCGGTCCCCTACTATGCTGATTATCGCGGACTGATCGGCCGGGTGGATGCTGTGAGCGTTGCCGTCCCCACCGAGAGCCACGCCGAGATCGCGTGCGAATTCTTGGAAAATGGCGTGGCCGTCCTTGTGGAAAAACCGATGGCGCGCACGCTGGAGGAAGCCGAGCGCATGATCCGCTCAGCACGTGCGACAGGAGCGCTCCTGCAGGTCGGACACCTGGAGCGATTCAATCCAGCTGTTAGCGCTCTATCAACACTCATCTCCGAGCCGAAGTTTTTCGAGGTGCATCGTCTGGGCGAGTTCACCGAACGCAGCCTAGATATTGACGTCGTCCTCGACCTGATGATCCACGACTTGGACATCTTGCTCTCCCTTGTGAATGCCGAGGTTCGCGCGGTGCACGCTGTTGGGGTTCCGATCCTCACTGATCGCGTGGACATCGCCAATGCTCGCCTGGAGTTCACCAATGGCTGCGTCGCCAATGTGACAGCGAGTCGGATCTCGCGGGAGAAGGTCCGAAAGCTGCGCGTCTTTCAGCCAAATGCCTACATCTCGCTCGACTATACGCGTCAAGAGCTAGAGGTTTATCGTCTGGTGGCCTCGGCTGACTCGAGCGGGCGCCCGCGCATTCTGAGCGAGCGCGTCGCAGTATCGAGGGACGAGCCGTTGCGAGCACAGCTTGAGGCTTTCTTGAAGTGCGTGCGGGAAGGGAGGCCGCCGCTGGTCGGAGGAGAAGACGGCTATCGGGCGCTCGCTCTGGCCTTGCGTATTCTCGCCGCCATTCGGGAACATGGACGTCGCGCGGGAATCGGTTGA
- a CDS encoding glycosyltransferase family 39 protein gives MDGRRWKREGSFVLLLAGLCALFFFYRLGAMALIGPDEPRYAQVAREMLARQDPITPTIGGQPWLEKPALAYWLMAISMHIFGVSEFAARFPSALLATLLAFLIYGVGRRVHSALYGVLAACCFIVNPMSFGFARGATTDMPLSATLAAGLGLLFLALEEVAPRKRFWLFTSACFCFGLAVLAKGLIGIFFPIVIAGSYLLLCRRAVVLSKLELAWGGLVLLLVCASWYGPMLVRHGWAFVDEFFIQHHIERYMTERFRHPGPIYYYLPVLLVGSFPWTPLLISAFVRFFTERRRRDREWNPQSTRDQALERFLMFAVLWMVWPLLFFSFSQSKLPGYVLPIFPAAAFLIAREMLFLWSVGADRSIRIAMLTLPLVMSAITTLALFYAEKELEAFSPLKHVLFWGGVGGALLGLGLWLTARYRMLLVFVLLMCVASVPSVLTTFQPLIERKESFRDLAEIALRKFRPGEQLVGYGWFHHSLTFYTNARSIYDGRGRVQILFSPNELVEVLRRLGSVLVVARRPHVGQLREHPQFKTELIGERGGYSLLRVKLLK, from the coding sequence GTGGACGGGCGCAGGTGGAAGAGAGAAGGAAGCTTCGTACTTCTGCTCGCTGGCTTGTGTGCGCTCTTCTTCTTCTACCGATTAGGGGCGATGGCGCTCATTGGCCCCGATGAACCGCGCTATGCCCAGGTCGCTCGCGAGATGCTCGCTCGCCAGGACCCCATCACGCCGACGATCGGTGGACAACCATGGTTGGAGAAGCCCGCTCTCGCGTATTGGCTGATGGCGATCAGCATGCATATCTTCGGCGTGAGCGAATTTGCCGCCCGATTCCCTTCAGCTCTTCTGGCGACACTCTTGGCTTTCCTCATCTATGGCGTGGGACGACGCGTGCACTCCGCCCTCTATGGGGTCCTCGCGGCCTGCTGTTTCATCGTGAATCCCATGTCCTTCGGCTTCGCCCGAGGCGCGACGACGGATATGCCGCTTTCGGCAACGCTCGCCGCCGGTCTCGGCCTGTTGTTCCTCGCGCTCGAGGAGGTCGCCCCGCGCAAACGATTCTGGCTCTTCACTAGCGCCTGTTTTTGCTTCGGGCTAGCCGTCTTGGCGAAAGGGCTCATCGGAATCTTCTTCCCTATCGTGATCGCGGGCAGCTATCTCCTCCTTTGCCGACGCGCGGTGGTGCTGAGCAAGCTCGAACTCGCATGGGGTGGCCTCGTCCTGCTGCTTGTGTGCGCGAGTTGGTATGGACCTATGCTCGTTCGGCATGGATGGGCGTTTGTGGACGAGTTTTTCATCCAACACCACATCGAGCGCTACATGACCGAACGATTTCGGCATCCCGGGCCTATCTATTACTACCTCCCGGTCCTCCTTGTCGGTTCCTTTCCATGGACCCCACTTCTGATCTCGGCCTTCGTACGGTTTTTCACCGAGCGCCGCAGACGGGATCGAGAATGGAACCCCCAATCTACTAGGGATCAGGCTCTCGAGCGCTTCCTGATGTTCGCAGTACTTTGGATGGTCTGGCCTCTACTCTTCTTCTCCTTCTCGCAATCGAAACTTCCTGGCTATGTGCTCCCTATTTTCCCAGCGGCGGCGTTCTTGATAGCTCGTGAGATGCTCTTCCTTTGGAGCGTGGGAGCCGATCGCTCGATACGGATCGCGATGCTGACGTTGCCTCTTGTCATGTCGGCGATCACCACGCTGGCGCTTTTTTATGCTGAGAAGGAGCTAGAAGCGTTCAGTCCCCTGAAACATGTGCTCTTTTGGGGAGGAGTAGGAGGAGCGCTGCTCGGCCTCGGGCTCTGGCTCACCGCGCGCTATAGAATGCTCCTCGTCTTTGTGCTGCTCATGTGTGTGGCGAGCGTGCCTAGTGTGCTCACCACATTCCAACCGTTGATCGAAAGGAAAGAGTCGTTCCGAGATCTGGCTGAAATAGCGCTCCGGAAGTTTCGACCAGGGGAACAACTCGTTGGGTACGGTTGGTTTCATCATAGCCTGACCTTCTATACTAACGCGCGTTCGATTTACGATGGACGCGGGAGAGTTCAGATCCTCTTCTCCCCGAATGAGTTAGTGGAAGTGTTGCGTCGTCTCGGTTCGGTGCTTGTGGTGGCCAGACGACCCCATGTAGGACAACTACGTGAGCATCCTCAATTTAAGACCGAGTTGATTGGAGAGAGGGGTGGATATTCCCTTTTGCGGGTGAAGCTCTTGAAGTGA
- a CDS encoding Hsp20 family protein, with protein MLVRWRPLDEFFNLYQDVDNMFRRVFRELTRDFEDWVTSRSEEEWLPRLSKAWIPVEAFVDEGKLHLRMEVPGVDPKDLDISVTGQQLVIRGQKTFDRKVEEANFLRREIAYGSFERVIPLPEGVNTDQIEATYHNGVLELVMPAPAALKVKKVQVKVLEAPKTAGAAN; from the coding sequence ATGTTGGTGAGATGGCGACCTCTCGATGAGTTCTTCAATCTCTATCAGGATGTTGACAATATGTTTCGCCGAGTGTTTCGCGAGTTGACCCGGGATTTCGAAGACTGGGTTACGTCTCGGTCCGAGGAGGAGTGGCTTCCTCGACTCTCAAAGGCTTGGATTCCGGTCGAGGCCTTTGTGGACGAGGGGAAATTGCATCTACGGATGGAAGTGCCGGGAGTAGATCCGAAGGACTTGGACATCAGCGTCACGGGTCAGCAGCTAGTGATTCGCGGTCAGAAGACCTTCGATCGGAAGGTCGAGGAAGCCAACTTCCTCCGTCGGGAGATCGCCTATGGGAGCTTCGAGCGAGTGATCCCGCTGCCGGAGGGCGTGAATACGGACCAGATCGAGGCGACTTACCACAATGGCGTCCTCGAACTGGTGATGCCGGCTCCGGCGGCCCTGAAGGTGAAGAAGGTGCAAGTAAAGGTGCTTGAGGCTCCCAAAACAGCCGGGGCGGCGAACTGA